From the genome of Candidatus Brocadiaceae bacterium, one region includes:
- the infA gene encoding translation initiation factor IF-1 — MAKEEPIRVPGRIKEALPNAMFLVALEDGHEVLAHVSGRMRLRFIRILPGDTVTLEMSPYDLTKGRIVWRD; from the coding sequence ATGGCAAAGGAAGAACCGATCAGAGTGCCGGGCAGGATCAAGGAAGCCCTGCCCAACGCGATGTTCCTCGTGGCGCTGGAGGACGGGCATGAGGTCCTCGCCCACGTGTCCGGGAGGATGCGCCTGAGATTCATCCGCATCCTGCCCGGGGATACGGTGACGCTGGAGATGTCCCCCTACGACCTGACCAAGGGGCGCATCGTCTGGCGCGACTGA
- the rpmJ gene encoding 50S ribosomal protein L36, whose protein sequence is MKVRSSVKRMCEDCKIVRRKGVVRVICRNPKHKQRQG, encoded by the coding sequence ATGAAGGTGCGTTCCAGCGTAAAGCGTATGTGTGAGGACTGCAAGATCGTGCGCCGCAAGGGCGTCGTGCGGGTGATATGCCGTAACCCCAAGCACAAGCAGCGACAGGGGTGA
- the rpsM gene encoding 30S ribosomal protein S13: MPRLVGVDIPGDKSVAVSLTYIYGVGKTSARVICDVLDIDSNKKAHELTEDELSRIAAYVEKNFIVEGELRRLEASNIARLRQINCYRGIRHRRGLPVRGQRTRTNARTRKGKKRTVAGKKGVKELAH, from the coding sequence ATGCCGCGTTTGGTTGGTGTCGACATACCGGGCGATAAGAGCGTTGCCGTCTCCCTCACGTACATCTACGGCGTGGGCAAGACCTCGGCGCGCGTCATCTGCGACGTGCTGGATATCGATTCGAACAAGAAGGCCCACGAACTGACCGAAGACGAGTTGAGCCGCATCGCGGCCTACGTCGAGAAGAACTTCATTGTCGAAGGCGAGTTGCGCCGCCTGGAGGCGAGCAACATCGCGCGTCTGCGCCAGATCAACTGCTACCGGGGCATCCGGCACCGCAGGGGCCTGCCCGTGCGCGGGCAGAGGACGCGCACGAATGCCCGCACCCGCAAGGGCAAGAAGCGCACCGTCGCCGGCAAGAAGGGCGTCAAGGAACTTGCTCACTGA
- a CDS encoding SAM-dependent methyltransferase codes for MPKSELHKYLQDRSRLLQAVCLLGPAGRSDERKAKKLGEIAGFCELILTYVDRFLARRPAVSVVEFSCGKSYLGVVLCVLLRDLAGKQAQLVGVDWNPALIETCRRVAEAAGVKDARFVASRTREFRADEPFDLAVALHACDTATDEAIAKGIELGVPLILTVPCCQNQIRGQIETGHPLVAMTEFGPIRYRLANMLTDVLRAQFLRSAGYVVEMQEIVSPRLTPKNLCICARMPRRRPKAGRDEGYRALKAFFGVRPALERLCPNVVPEREN; via the coding sequence GTGCCGAAGAGCGAACTCCACAAGTACCTGCAGGACCGGAGCCGGCTTCTGCAGGCGGTGTGCCTGCTCGGGCCTGCGGGCCGGTCGGACGAACGCAAGGCCAAGAAGCTCGGCGAGATCGCCGGCTTCTGCGAGTTGATTTTGACATATGTGGACCGGTTCCTGGCGCGTCGCCCTGCGGTGAGCGTCGTGGAGTTCTCCTGCGGCAAGAGCTACCTGGGCGTCGTGCTCTGCGTGCTTCTGCGTGACCTGGCCGGCAAGCAGGCGCAACTGGTCGGCGTGGACTGGAACCCGGCGCTGATCGAGACGTGCCGGCGTGTGGCCGAGGCGGCCGGCGTGAAGGACGCCCGGTTCGTGGCGTCCAGGACGCGCGAGTTCCGGGCCGACGAGCCGTTCGACCTGGCCGTTGCGCTGCATGCATGCGACACCGCCACGGACGAGGCGATCGCCAAGGGCATCGAGCTGGGCGTGCCGCTGATCCTGACCGTGCCGTGCTGTCAGAACCAGATACGCGGTCAGATCGAGACGGGCCACCCGCTGGTGGCCATGACGGAGTTCGGGCCGATTCGGTACCGGCTGGCCAACATGCTGACGGACGTGCTGAGGGCGCAGTTTCTGCGCAGTGCCGGGTACGTGGTGGAGATGCAGGAGATCGTCTCGCCCCGGCTGACGCCGAAGAACCTGTGCATCTGCGCACGGATGCCGCGGCGGCGCCCGAAGGCGGGACGCGACGAGGGCTACCGGGCGCTGAAGGCGTTCTTCGGAGTGCGGCCGGCTCTGGAGCGGCTGTGCCCGAATGTCGTGCCTGAACGGGAGAACTGA